Proteins from a single region of Lates calcarifer isolate ASB-BC8 linkage group LG19, TLL_Latcal_v3, whole genome shotgun sequence:
- the LOC108902208 gene encoding tumor necrosis factor alpha-induced protein 2 isoform X1 has translation MCLTLRGCLPCRSCREKDLPAPSSNSSRTRMRTRSDSSEPDGTRPNFLPGLTARASGGNWFRGKLPRLFRSPRGQDTVNITSTTDGHHSPKDEEPQNVILTFEENLGLHKYSEASQLLIQREESLFGEITELDSLARHEEEVNDLAEDYGILKRNILQTLLQSLKADANTEALTSAVKAIYQEDKQDGLWRQTDRTRPGWRPNSWRELHDATLHNLVNERMDYPSTPSANQEGQSSVEAHIHSMGRQLKDDLLMVVEVVRNCYPPETDICNVYARLYHQTFSARLRKVADFGLEDKDCQFLLRWVNEYYPGLLQKPALASEINAEALGKLLPPELLEPLEEQYLSKQQHELMTYIRRVLEEAKEMWNNGQEPMREDGCYVSPVAYDIIQLVNGMVTSAKTVLGDLHKAQSITSKLNGLMQSFKTFQDEVMRQNKPNSKAFTKANLGNIEQFRDTLTKNGDLFLEDVRKDCLSVLTDMKESAHMYLLSPVHEVLKPQYRKLGTSDWLNKPLFEKLLVSIQAEIQELQGSKESCHQELMSKFHQEVTVEYVKRLLRGEVKLKDKERQDKAYVTVKNDAERLHSLFIKMGSKEDWLKEILIKIAEVLKLQELPAIQMQVASLGSAFPDLSEKHVSALLKLKTNFSRADRKTVKATLTDTLTVAGETGAPPFFSKVQVR, from the exons ATGTGTTTGACGCTTCGCGGATGTCTCCCCTGCAGATCCTGCAGAGAAAAAG ACTTGCCAGCGCCTTCCTCAAACTCTTCCCGGACAAGGATGCGGACCCGGTCGGACTCCAGCGAGCCAGACGGCACCAGACCCAACTTTCTCCCCGGACTCACCGCGAGAGCGTCGGGAGGAAACTGGTTTCGGGGAAAACTCCCGAGGTTATTCAGAAGCCCCAGAGGTCAGGACACTGTCAACATCACCTCCACGACCGATGGACACCACTCACCCAAAGATGAGGAGCCTCAGAACG tcatcCTCACATTTGAGGAAAACCTTGGTCTACACAAGTACAGCGAGGCCAGCCAGCTGCTGATACAGAGAGAGGAGTCTTTATTTGGGGAGATAACTGAGTTAGATTCACTTGCACGTCATGAGGAAGAAGTAAACGACCTCGCTGAAGACTACGGAATCCTTAAACGCAACATCCTGCAGACTCTGCTGCAGAGTCTTAAAGCAGATGCCAACACAGAGGCTCTGACGTCTGCGGTGAAGGCCATCTACCAGGAGGACAAGCAGGACGGGCTGTGGAGGCAGACGGATCGGACGCGCCCGGGCTGGAGGCCCAACAGCTGGAGGGAGCTGCACGACGCAACTCTCCACAACCTGGTAAATGAGCGTATGGATTACCCCTCGACACCCTCTGCTAACCAGGAAGGGCAGTCGTCTGTCGAGGCACACATCCACAGCATGGGCAGGCAGCTGAAGGACGACTTActgatggtggtggaggtggtgaggAACTGCTACCCACCAGAGACGGACATCTGTAACGTTTACGCCAGGCTGTACCACCAAACCTTCAGCGCCAGACTCAGGAAGGTCGCAGACTTTGGTCTGGAGGACAAGGACTGTCAATTCCTCCTGCGCTGGGTGAACGAGTATTATCCAGG ACTCCTTCAAAAGCCGGCGCTGGCCAGTGAGATCAATGCTGAAGCTCTGGGAAAGCTGCTGCCTCCAGAGTTACTGGAGCCTCTGGAGGAACAGTACCTCAGCAAACAACAG CATGAGCTGATGACTTACATCAGGCGTGTCCTGGAGGAAGCAAAGGAAATGTGGAATAACGGACAGGAGCCGATGAGAGAGGACGGCTGCTACGTCAGTCCTGTGGCCTACGACATCATTCAG CTTGTCAATGGTATGGTGACTTCAGCTAAAACAGTGTTGGGAGACCTGCACAAAGCCCAGAGCATAACGAGCAAACTGAATGGTTTAATGCAGAG cttcaaGACCTTCCAGGACGAGGTCATGAGGCAAAACAAACCCAACAGCAAAGCGTTCACCAAGGCGAACCTCGGCAACATCGAACAGTTCAG GGACACCCTCACGAAAAACGGCGATCTGTTCCTGGAGGATGTGCGGAAAgactgtttgtctgttctgACTGACATGAAAGAATCTGCCCACATGTATTTATTAAGCCCTGTGCACGAGGTCCTCAAG CCACAGTACCGCAAACTGGGAACCAGTGACTGGTTGAACAAGCCTCTGTTTGAGAAGCTGCTGGTCAGCATTCAGGCAGAGATTCAAGAACTTCAGGGCTCAAAAGAATCCTGTCACCAG GAGCTGATGAGCAAGTTTCATCAGGAAGTGACAGTGGAATATGTGAAGAGGCTCCTGAGAGGAGAGGTGAAGCTGAAGGACAAGGAACGACAGGATAAGGCCTACGTGACCGTGAAGAACGACGCAGAGCGTCTGCACAGCTTATTCATCAAAATG GGTTCAAAGGAGGATTGGCTGAAGGAAATCCTGATCAAGATTGCAGAAGTGCTGAAACTCCAAGAGCTCCCCGCCATACAGATGCAAGTAGCGTCACTGGGAAGCGCTTTTCCTGACCTCAG TGAAAAACACGTTTCGGCTCTGCTCAAGCTCAAGACAAACTTCTCCAGAGCCGACAGGAAAACGGTCAAAGCGACTCTGACAGACACTTTAACAGTAGCCGGTGAGACTGGCGCTCCGCCGTTTTTCTCCAAAGTTCAGGTCAGATGA
- the LOC108902208 gene encoding tumor necrosis factor alpha-induced protein 2 isoform X2 produces MRTRSDSSEPDGTRPNFLPGLTARASGGNWFRGKLPRLFRSPRGQDTVNITSTTDGHHSPKDEEPQNVILTFEENLGLHKYSEASQLLIQREESLFGEITELDSLARHEEEVNDLAEDYGILKRNILQTLLQSLKADANTEALTSAVKAIYQEDKQDGLWRQTDRTRPGWRPNSWRELHDATLHNLVNERMDYPSTPSANQEGQSSVEAHIHSMGRQLKDDLLMVVEVVRNCYPPETDICNVYARLYHQTFSARLRKVADFGLEDKDCQFLLRWVNEYYPGLLQKPALASEINAEALGKLLPPELLEPLEEQYLSKQQHELMTYIRRVLEEAKEMWNNGQEPMREDGCYVSPVAYDIIQLVNGMVTSAKTVLGDLHKAQSITSKLNGLMQSFKTFQDEVMRQNKPNSKAFTKANLGNIEQFRDTLTKNGDLFLEDVRKDCLSVLTDMKESAHMYLLSPVHEVLKPQYRKLGTSDWLNKPLFEKLLVSIQAEIQELQGSKESCHQELMSKFHQEVTVEYVKRLLRGEVKLKDKERQDKAYVTVKNDAERLHSLFIKMGSKEDWLKEILIKIAEVLKLQELPAIQMQVASLGSAFPDLSEKHVSALLKLKTNFSRADRKTVKATLTDTLTVAGETGAPPFFSKVQVR; encoded by the exons ATGCGGACCCGGTCGGACTCCAGCGAGCCAGACGGCACCAGACCCAACTTTCTCCCCGGACTCACCGCGAGAGCGTCGGGAGGAAACTGGTTTCGGGGAAAACTCCCGAGGTTATTCAGAAGCCCCAGAGGTCAGGACACTGTCAACATCACCTCCACGACCGATGGACACCACTCACCCAAAGATGAGGAGCCTCAGAACG tcatcCTCACATTTGAGGAAAACCTTGGTCTACACAAGTACAGCGAGGCCAGCCAGCTGCTGATACAGAGAGAGGAGTCTTTATTTGGGGAGATAACTGAGTTAGATTCACTTGCACGTCATGAGGAAGAAGTAAACGACCTCGCTGAAGACTACGGAATCCTTAAACGCAACATCCTGCAGACTCTGCTGCAGAGTCTTAAAGCAGATGCCAACACAGAGGCTCTGACGTCTGCGGTGAAGGCCATCTACCAGGAGGACAAGCAGGACGGGCTGTGGAGGCAGACGGATCGGACGCGCCCGGGCTGGAGGCCCAACAGCTGGAGGGAGCTGCACGACGCAACTCTCCACAACCTGGTAAATGAGCGTATGGATTACCCCTCGACACCCTCTGCTAACCAGGAAGGGCAGTCGTCTGTCGAGGCACACATCCACAGCATGGGCAGGCAGCTGAAGGACGACTTActgatggtggtggaggtggtgaggAACTGCTACCCACCAGAGACGGACATCTGTAACGTTTACGCCAGGCTGTACCACCAAACCTTCAGCGCCAGACTCAGGAAGGTCGCAGACTTTGGTCTGGAGGACAAGGACTGTCAATTCCTCCTGCGCTGGGTGAACGAGTATTATCCAGG ACTCCTTCAAAAGCCGGCGCTGGCCAGTGAGATCAATGCTGAAGCTCTGGGAAAGCTGCTGCCTCCAGAGTTACTGGAGCCTCTGGAGGAACAGTACCTCAGCAAACAACAG CATGAGCTGATGACTTACATCAGGCGTGTCCTGGAGGAAGCAAAGGAAATGTGGAATAACGGACAGGAGCCGATGAGAGAGGACGGCTGCTACGTCAGTCCTGTGGCCTACGACATCATTCAG CTTGTCAATGGTATGGTGACTTCAGCTAAAACAGTGTTGGGAGACCTGCACAAAGCCCAGAGCATAACGAGCAAACTGAATGGTTTAATGCAGAG cttcaaGACCTTCCAGGACGAGGTCATGAGGCAAAACAAACCCAACAGCAAAGCGTTCACCAAGGCGAACCTCGGCAACATCGAACAGTTCAG GGACACCCTCACGAAAAACGGCGATCTGTTCCTGGAGGATGTGCGGAAAgactgtttgtctgttctgACTGACATGAAAGAATCTGCCCACATGTATTTATTAAGCCCTGTGCACGAGGTCCTCAAG CCACAGTACCGCAAACTGGGAACCAGTGACTGGTTGAACAAGCCTCTGTTTGAGAAGCTGCTGGTCAGCATTCAGGCAGAGATTCAAGAACTTCAGGGCTCAAAAGAATCCTGTCACCAG GAGCTGATGAGCAAGTTTCATCAGGAAGTGACAGTGGAATATGTGAAGAGGCTCCTGAGAGGAGAGGTGAAGCTGAAGGACAAGGAACGACAGGATAAGGCCTACGTGACCGTGAAGAACGACGCAGAGCGTCTGCACAGCTTATTCATCAAAATG GGTTCAAAGGAGGATTGGCTGAAGGAAATCCTGATCAAGATTGCAGAAGTGCTGAAACTCCAAGAGCTCCCCGCCATACAGATGCAAGTAGCGTCACTGGGAAGCGCTTTTCCTGACCTCAG TGAAAAACACGTTTCGGCTCTGCTCAAGCTCAAGACAAACTTCTCCAGAGCCGACAGGAAAACGGTCAAAGCGACTCTGACAGACACTTTAACAGTAGCCGGTGAGACTGGCGCTCCGCCGTTTTTCTCCAAAGTTCAGGTCAGATGA